One part of the Methylobacterium terrae genome encodes these proteins:
- a CDS encoding LysR substrate-binding domain-containing protein, producing the protein MELRHLRYFVAVADDLSITRAAERLNIAQPALSHQIKSLETEIGTALLQRLSRGVALTEPGRAFADDARAVLAAVDAAKSRALRIATGDVGQIRIGFTSSASFHPLVTGAIRDYRSAYPDVQVELLEETTASLLAAFRSNRVDVAFMRPDEGEVDDFWARHLFDEPMVVALPATHRLAAETGPVGLADLSAEGFIVYPRRNGRALYDGIMAACAAAGFSPRIAQNAPQLASVVNLVATGIALAIVPRSMARLATEGVRYRPIGGPAPVAPMTLVRHPAPEMPHARIFTDLVLARVRNEGEAP; encoded by the coding sequence ATGGAGCTTCGCCATCTTCGCTACTTCGTCGCGGTGGCCGACGATCTCAGCATCACCCGGGCGGCGGAGCGGCTGAACATCGCGCAGCCGGCGCTGAGCCACCAGATCAAGAGCCTCGAGACCGAGATCGGCACCGCGCTCCTCCAGCGCCTGTCGCGCGGGGTGGCGCTGACCGAGCCGGGCCGCGCCTTCGCGGACGATGCCCGCGCGGTGCTCGCCGCCGTCGATGCGGCGAAGAGCCGGGCCCTGCGTATCGCGACCGGCGATGTCGGCCAGATCCGGATCGGCTTCACCTCCTCGGCCTCGTTCCACCCCCTGGTGACCGGGGCGATCCGCGACTACCGCAGCGCCTATCCGGACGTGCAGGTCGAGCTTCTCGAGGAGACGACCGCGAGCCTGCTCGCCGCCTTCCGGAGCAACCGGGTCGACGTCGCCTTCATGCGCCCGGACGAGGGCGAGGTCGACGATTTCTGGGCGCGCCACCTCTTCGACGAGCCGATGGTGGTGGCGCTCCCGGCGACGCACCGGCTCGCCGCGGAGACCGGCCCGGTCGGCCTCGCCGACCTCTCGGCCGAGGGCTTCATCGTCTATCCGCGCCGCAACGGGCGGGCGCTCTACGACGGCATCATGGCGGCCTGCGCGGCGGCCGGGTTCTCGCCCCGCATCGCCCAGAACGCGCCGCAGCTCGCCTCGGTGGTCAACCTCGTCGCCACCGGCATCGCGCTCGCCATCGTGCCGCGCTCGATGGCGCGGCTCGCCACCGAGGGCGTGCGCTACCGCCCGATCGGCGGTCCGGCCCCGGTCGCCCCAATGACCCTGGTGCGGCACCCGGCACCGGAGATGCCGCATGCGCGGATCTTCACGGATCTGGTCCTGGCGCGGGTGCGCAACGAGGGGGAGGCACCCTGA
- a CDS encoding glutathione S-transferase family protein, whose amino-acid sequence MKLFANPTSPFVRIVRMALIEKGLNDSVDTAFVDAWADDAAFLDANPAGRVPTLVTDDGVRLTEALLILAHLDATGSTPAVLAGGPAALSAAGVAIGVFDAAVAVIIGRKSAPDFDAGLVGTKRFRTMREGLRRLDSVFEGVQEPFGLPAIAAITALDYLVFRFPDHDWRSLCPTIAAFRDAQADRPSVRDTVPRG is encoded by the coding sequence ATGAAGCTCTTCGCCAACCCGACCTCGCCCTTCGTGCGCATCGTCCGCATGGCGCTCATCGAGAAGGGCCTGAACGACAGCGTCGACACGGCCTTCGTCGACGCCTGGGCCGACGACGCGGCCTTCCTCGACGCCAACCCGGCCGGCCGCGTGCCGACGCTCGTCACCGACGACGGCGTGCGGCTCACGGAAGCGCTCTTGATCCTCGCCCATCTCGACGCGACCGGGTCGACGCCCGCCGTGCTGGCGGGCGGGCCCGCCGCGCTCTCGGCCGCCGGGGTCGCGATCGGGGTGTTCGACGCCGCGGTCGCGGTCATCATCGGCCGCAAGTCGGCACCGGACTTCGATGCCGGCCTCGTCGGCACCAAGCGCTTCCGCACCATGCGGGAGGGCCTGCGGCGCCTGGATTCGGTGTTCGAGGGCGTCCAGGAGCCCTTCGGCCTGCCGGCGATCGCCGCGATCACGGCGCTCGACTACCTGGTGTTCCGCTTCCCCGACCACGACTGGCGGAGCCTCTGCCCCACGATCGCGGCCTTCCGCGACGCGCAAGCCGATCGGCCGTCGGTGCGGGATACCGTGCCGCGCGGGTAA
- a CDS encoding ABC transporter substrate-binding protein, with protein MPFSSRPRTSWTRRAAVAGLLATTLAAPALAAETPLRIGVIEDLSGMYSGNGGPNMVLAATMAAEDFGGKVLGRTIEVIGVDHQNKPDIGSGLARQLVDQRGVTAFVLGGASSVGLGVQAYAKERKITTMVTGGYASQFSGPGCSPYGTQWVPSTGELANAVAGAVVQSGGKKWYFITADYVFGHGLAADAGKAVKAAGGTVVGEIRHPLGATDISSQLIQAQSSGADVIGLANAGPDLVNTIKQAREFGITSKVVAMLVFTNNTVALGLDVAQGIRMAVNFYWDANDASRAWAKRLMARNGNVVPTMGHAAAYSSVRHYLRAVEKAGTDEAGAVNKAMKELPIDDGFYGNPRIQANGRVVMDMMLVEVKSPKESKSKADLYRVIETIPGNTLFTPADKSGCPLTTAG; from the coding sequence ATGCCCTTCTCGTCCCGGCCCCGCACGAGCTGGACGCGACGCGCCGCCGTCGCCGGCCTCCTCGCCACGACGCTCGCCGCCCCTGCCCTCGCCGCCGAGACGCCTCTGCGCATCGGCGTGATCGAGGACCTGTCGGGGATGTATTCCGGCAATGGCGGGCCGAACATGGTGCTCGCCGCCACGATGGCGGCGGAGGATTTCGGCGGCAAGGTGCTGGGCCGGACGATCGAGGTGATCGGCGTCGACCACCAGAACAAGCCCGATATCGGTTCCGGCCTCGCCCGCCAGCTCGTCGACCAGCGCGGCGTCACGGCGTTCGTGCTCGGCGGCGCCAGCTCGGTGGGCCTCGGCGTCCAGGCCTACGCCAAGGAGCGCAAGATCACCACGATGGTGACCGGCGGCTACGCCTCGCAATTCTCCGGCCCGGGCTGCTCGCCCTACGGCACGCAATGGGTGCCCTCGACGGGCGAGCTCGCCAACGCGGTGGCGGGCGCCGTGGTGCAGAGCGGCGGCAAGAAGTGGTACTTCATCACCGCCGACTACGTGTTCGGCCACGGCCTCGCGGCGGATGCCGGCAAGGCCGTCAAGGCCGCCGGCGGCACGGTGGTCGGCGAGATCCGCCATCCGCTCGGCGCCACCGACATCTCCTCGCAGCTGATCCAGGCCCAGTCGTCGGGCGCCGACGTCATCGGGCTCGCCAATGCCGGGCCGGACCTCGTCAACACCATCAAGCAGGCGCGAGAATTCGGCATCACCTCGAAGGTGGTGGCGATGCTGGTCTTCACCAACAACACCGTCGCGCTCGGCCTCGACGTGGCGCAGGGCATCCGCATGGCGGTGAACTTCTACTGGGACGCCAACGACGCCAGCCGCGCCTGGGCCAAGCGCCTGATGGCGCGCAACGGCAACGTGGTGCCGACCATGGGCCACGCCGCCGCCTATTCCTCGGTGCGCCACTACCTGCGGGCGGTCGAGAAGGCCGGCACCGACGAGGCCGGCGCCGTCAACAAGGCGATGAAGGAACTGCCGATCGACGACGGCTTCTACGGCAACCCGCGCATCCAGGCGAACGGCCGGGTGGTGATGGACATGATGCTGGTCGAGGTGAAGAGCCCGAAGGAGTCGAAGAGCAAGGCCGACCTCTACCGCGTCATCGAGACGATCCCGGGCAACACGCTGTTCACCCCCGCCGACAAGAGCGGCTGCCCCCTGACCACCGCCGGCTGA
- a CDS encoding iron-containing alcohol dehydrogenase: MITSFYMPTRIVSGSGALATIGTLARDLKMTRVLVVSDPVISAQGFHADALAALAEAGIAVARFDECGIDARCSHIDDQGERVRREGLDGVVCLGGGSVMCTGKGIAIVATNHKPMADCTGVGQFDRKALPMIMVPTTAGSGSEVSQWTIVKDEVRHLKLLGGGPLSFPDAAILDPVTLRSLPMHVAALPAVDALTHGVEAYLSGIASPLTDAVALAAVRLQAASLRASINSDDDRAREDNLVASCMANIACGNARLGHGHALSLPLEGHLDLPHPYGVGVLLPHVVTFNLAVLPAKVRPLAEALEVETAGLSRQEMISACADAIRALYADIGFPTRFTPDQLPRDRVREMALRAVPGLYAGIAAKDFDPATAHDRTIVASPAARKMTVRQAEEIFERCVG; encoded by the coding sequence ATGATCACCAGCTTCTACATGCCGACCCGGATCGTCTCGGGGAGCGGCGCGCTCGCCACCATCGGCACGCTCGCCCGCGACCTCAAGATGACCCGGGTGCTGGTCGTGTCCGATCCGGTGATCTCGGCGCAAGGGTTCCATGCCGACGCGCTCGCCGCCCTCGCGGAGGCCGGGATCGCGGTGGCGCGCTTCGACGAGTGCGGGATCGACGCGCGCTGCTCGCACATCGACGACCAGGGCGAGCGGGTGCGCCGCGAGGGGCTCGACGGCGTCGTGTGCCTCGGCGGCGGCTCGGTGATGTGCACCGGCAAGGGCATCGCCATCGTGGCGACGAACCACAAGCCCATGGCGGACTGCACCGGCGTCGGCCAGTTCGACCGCAAGGCGCTGCCGATGATCATGGTGCCGACGACCGCCGGCTCAGGCTCCGAGGTGTCGCAATGGACCATCGTCAAGGACGAGGTCCGCCACCTGAAGCTGCTCGGCGGCGGCCCGTTGAGCTTCCCCGACGCGGCGATCCTCGATCCCGTGACCCTGCGCTCGCTGCCGATGCACGTCGCGGCGCTGCCGGCGGTCGATGCCCTGACCCACGGCGTCGAGGCGTATCTCAGCGGCATCGCCTCGCCGCTCACCGACGCGGTGGCGCTCGCCGCGGTGCGCCTCCAGGCCGCGTCCCTGCGCGCCTCGATCAATTCCGACGACGACCGGGCGCGGGAGGACAACCTAGTGGCCTCCTGCATGGCCAACATCGCCTGCGGCAACGCCCGCCTCGGCCACGGCCACGCTCTCTCGCTTCCGCTGGAGGGCCACCTCGATCTGCCCCATCCCTACGGCGTCGGGGTGCTGCTGCCGCACGTCGTCACATTCAACCTCGCGGTGCTGCCCGCCAAGGTGCGCCCGCTCGCCGAGGCGCTCGAGGTCGAGACCGCCGGCCTGTCGCGCCAGGAAATGATTTCTGCCTGCGCCGACGCGATCCGGGCGCTCTACGCCGATATCGGCTTTCCCACCCGCTTCACCCCCGATCAGCTGCCCCGCGACCGGGTGCGCGAGATGGCGCTCCGCGCGGTCCCGGGCCTCTACGCCGGCATCGCCGCCAAGGATTTCGACCCGGCCACCGCCCACGACCGCACGATCGTCGCGAGCCCCGCGGCGCGCAAGATGACGGTGAGGCAGGCCGAGGAGATCTTCGAGCGTTGCGTCGGGTGA
- a CDS encoding porin, with protein MRTTSMILAAAALAAALPAHALDVRDLPIAKAPEACPHEGPGFVRFSRGGPCTRISGRVRAEAGTPVPARPGAGLDGAARGVVGGSGRVAIDARTETGYGPARAYIRLGTGH; from the coding sequence TTGCGCACCACATCGATGATCCTGGCCGCCGCCGCCCTCGCCGCGGCGCTCCCGGCCCACGCCCTCGACGTGCGCGACCTGCCCATCGCCAAGGCGCCGGAGGCCTGCCCGCACGAGGGGCCGGGCTTCGTCCGCTTCTCCCGCGGCGGGCCGTGCACGCGGATCAGCGGCCGGGTGCGGGCCGAGGCCGGCACGCCGGTGCCCGCCCGGCCCGGAGCCGGGCTCGACGGGGCGGCGCGGGGCGTGGTCGGCGGCTCCGGCCGGGTCGCGATCGATGCCCGGACGGAGACCGGGTACGGCCCGGCCCGGGCCTATATCCGGCTCGGCACCGGGCACTGA
- a CDS encoding rod-binding protein, with the protein MLPLASLAASAGMAVGQALAGAVSSGPAASADKTKMQKTAKDFESMFLEQSLDVLNRSEGTDGPLGENGTGGGVYRSMLNKEYAQSIVQSGGVGIGDQVMREMLRLQGGANG; encoded by the coding sequence ATGCTTCCCCTCGCTTCCCTCGCGGCCTCCGCCGGAATGGCGGTCGGCCAGGCCCTTGCCGGGGCGGTCTCGTCCGGCCCGGCGGCGAGCGCCGACAAGACCAAGATGCAGAAGACCGCCAAGGACTTCGAATCGATGTTCCTGGAGCAGAGCCTCGACGTGCTCAACCGCTCGGAAGGAACCGACGGGCCGCTCGGCGAGAACGGCACCGGCGGCGGGGTCTACCGCTCGATGCTCAACAAGGAATACGCCCAGTCGATCGTGCAGAGCGGCGGCGTCGGCATCGGCGACCAGGTGATGCGCGAGATGCTGCGGCTCCAGGGAGGCGCCAATGGCTGA
- a CDS encoding flagellar basal body P-ring protein FlgI produces MRLRLLVLACLAFLSAHPALALSRVKDLASVEGMRSNQLIGYGIVVGLNGTGDTLNNAPFTKQSVQAMLERLGVNTRGATMRTANLAAVMVTANLPPFAAQGTRIDVTVSSLGDAKSLQGGTLLVTPLLGADGEAYAVAQGSLAIAGFQAEGDAAKITRGVPTNGRIANGGVIEREIAFKLNEQKCLRLSLRNPDFTTSKRIAAAINDFMGADTAEPTDPSTVTLQVPPRYQGNMIRLLTEVEQLKVEPDQTARVVIDERSGIIVMGRDVRVSTVAVAQGNLTVTITEQPQVSQPAPFSNGETVVVPRTALKVDAGEKNKLALVKEGVTLRELVDGLNALGIGPRDLISILQAIKTAGALQADIEVM; encoded by the coding sequence ATGCGCCTCCGCCTCCTCGTCCTTGCCTGCCTCGCTTTCCTCTCGGCCCACCCGGCGCTCGCCCTGTCGCGGGTGAAGGACCTCGCCAGCGTCGAGGGGATGCGGTCGAACCAGCTCATCGGCTACGGCATCGTGGTCGGGCTCAACGGCACCGGCGACACGCTGAACAACGCGCCCTTCACCAAGCAGTCGGTGCAGGCGATGCTGGAGCGGCTCGGGGTCAACACCCGCGGCGCCACGATGCGCACCGCCAACCTCGCCGCCGTGATGGTGACGGCGAACCTGCCGCCCTTCGCCGCGCAGGGCACGCGGATCGACGTCACGGTGTCGTCGCTCGGCGACGCCAAGTCGCTCCAGGGCGGCACGCTGCTCGTCACGCCGCTGCTGGGCGCCGACGGCGAGGCCTACGCGGTGGCGCAAGGGTCGCTCGCCATCGCGGGCTTCCAGGCCGAGGGCGACGCGGCCAAGATCACCCGCGGCGTGCCGACCAACGGCCGCATCGCCAACGGCGGGGTGATCGAGCGCGAGATCGCCTTCAAGCTCAACGAGCAGAAGTGCCTGCGCCTGTCGCTGCGCAACCCGGACTTCACCACCTCGAAGCGGATCGCCGCGGCGATCAACGACTTCATGGGCGCCGACACCGCCGAGCCGACCGACCCCTCGACCGTCACCCTGCAGGTGCCGCCGCGCTACCAGGGCAACATGATCCGGCTGCTCACCGAGGTCGAGCAGCTCAAGGTCGAGCCCGACCAGACCGCCCGGGTGGTGATCGACGAGCGCTCGGGCATCATCGTGATGGGCCGCGACGTGCGGGTCTCCACCGTCGCGGTGGCGCAGGGCAACCTCACCGTCACCATCACCGAGCAGCCGCAGGTGAGCCAGCCGGCGCCGTTTTCCAACGGCGAGACCGTGGTGGTGCCGCGCACCGCCCTCAAGGTCGATGCCGGCGAGAAGAACAAGCTCGCCCTGGTCAAGGAGGGCGTGACCCTGCGCGAGCTGGTCGACGGGCTCAACGCGCTCGGCATCGGCCCGCGCGACCTGATCTCGATCCTCCAGGCGATCAAGACCGCCGGCGCGCTCCAGGCCGACATCGAGGTGATGTGA
- a CDS encoding flagellar assembly protein FliX, which translates to MRVDTRLAAAPLSGAGPRSLPAGGVFTLGMEAARGPVSAGSAMPLASLSAILTLQSQDEISADRRRRATKRGHDLLDALDRLKAALLGGRVATSELKAIAGRLAERNGSTGDPRLDDLLGHIELRAQVELAKLGMAGG; encoded by the coding sequence ATGCGCGTCGACACCCGCCTCGCGGCCGCCCCCCTGTCGGGGGCCGGACCGCGCTCCCTGCCGGCAGGCGGCGTGTTCACCCTCGGGATGGAGGCGGCGCGCGGGCCCGTCAGCGCCGGCAGCGCGATGCCGCTCGCCAGCCTGAGCGCGATCCTGACCCTGCAGAGCCAGGACGAGATCTCGGCCGACCGCCGCCGCCGGGCGACGAAGCGCGGCCACGACCTCCTCGACGCCCTCGACCGCCTCAAGGCCGCCCTGCTGGGCGGCCGCGTCGCGACCTCGGAGCTGAAGGCCATCGCCGGCCGCCTCGCCGAGCGCAACGGCAGCACCGGCGACCCGCGCCTCGACGACCTTCTGGGCCATATCGAGCTGCGGGCGCAGGTGGAACTGGCCAAGCTCGGGATGGCGGGGGGCTGA
- a CDS encoding methyl-accepting chemotaxis protein, with protein sequence MRALTSIRGRLIALLLILAGLIAAALGGGWWGVAAMRDAVDHIYSGRVVPLRDLKAVADLYAVNIVDTSHKRRAGILTSAEGLKNVEQALSQVGTHWSAYRGKAMSPHEARIAGEVEGAMERAKPAIARLVGLLRAEDAAGLAAFVGRDLYPAIDPISDAVGKLVELQLDEARDGKAAADALYRLLAWTLVGVVLVAALALAVAGRIVLAGVSTPLTRITGQMRALSDGDLSVSVTDRDKRDEIGTLARALQVFKDALVAKREADRAAALEADAKMRRAEHLDGLTRAFETRVMALSRGVADAASGMEAAAGTMAATAEATTGQSVTVAATAEQTSANVQTVASATEELAASVQEIAAQVGQSARMAGMAREETQRTDAVVQSLATGVRTIGDVVGLISGIAGQTNLLALNATIEAARAGEAGRGFAVVAAEVKALAEQTTRATEEIARQIGAIQAGTGGAVEAIAAIGRRIGEMDTIAAGVAAAMEEQGAATREIARNVQQASHGTHAVTDAIATVRDGAGETGTAAAQVLGAARAMSRSAEELQREVVGFLGDVRAA encoded by the coding sequence ATGCGCGCCCTCACATCCATCCGCGGGAGGCTGATCGCGCTTCTCCTGATTCTGGCGGGGCTGATCGCTGCGGCGCTCGGGGGCGGATGGTGGGGCGTCGCCGCGATGCGCGACGCGGTCGACCACATCTACAGCGGCCGCGTCGTGCCCTTGCGCGACCTCAAGGCCGTGGCCGACCTCTACGCCGTCAACATCGTCGACACCTCGCACAAGCGCCGCGCCGGCATCCTGACCTCGGCCGAGGGCCTCAAGAACGTCGAGCAGGCGCTGTCCCAGGTCGGCACCCACTGGTCGGCCTATCGCGGCAAGGCGATGAGCCCGCACGAGGCGCGGATCGCCGGCGAGGTCGAGGGCGCGATGGAGCGGGCAAAGCCGGCGATCGCCCGGCTGGTCGGCCTGCTGCGGGCCGAGGACGCCGCCGGCCTCGCCGCCTTCGTCGGCCGCGACCTCTACCCGGCGATCGACCCGATCTCCGACGCGGTCGGCAAGCTCGTCGAGCTGCAGCTCGACGAGGCCCGGGACGGCAAGGCGGCCGCCGACGCCCTCTACCGCCTGCTGGCCTGGACCCTCGTCGGGGTGGTTCTGGTGGCGGCGCTCGCCCTCGCGGTGGCGGGCCGGATCGTGCTCGCCGGCGTCTCGACGCCGCTCACCCGCATCACCGGCCAGATGCGGGCCCTGTCGGACGGCGACCTGTCCGTGAGCGTGACCGACCGCGACAAGCGCGACGAGATCGGCACGCTCGCCCGCGCCCTGCAGGTGTTCAAGGACGCGCTCGTCGCCAAGCGCGAGGCGGACCGCGCCGCGGCCCTCGAGGCCGACGCCAAGATGCGCCGGGCCGAGCACCTCGACGGCCTGACGCGCGCCTTCGAGACCCGGGTGATGGCGCTCAGCCGCGGCGTCGCCGACGCGGCCTCCGGCATGGAGGCTGCCGCCGGCACCATGGCGGCCACCGCCGAGGCGACCACCGGCCAGTCCGTGACCGTGGCGGCGACCGCCGAGCAGACCTCCGCCAACGTGCAGACGGTGGCGAGCGCGACCGAGGAGCTCGCCGCCTCGGTCCAGGAGATCGCCGCGCAGGTCGGCCAGTCGGCCCGCATGGCCGGCATGGCCCGGGAGGAGACGCAGCGCACCGACGCGGTGGTGCAGTCCCTGGCCACCGGGGTCCGGACGATCGGCGACGTCGTCGGGCTGATCTCGGGGATCGCCGGCCAGACCAACCTCCTGGCCTTGAACGCCACGATCGAGGCGGCGCGGGCCGGCGAGGCGGGCCGCGGCTTCGCGGTCGTCGCCGCGGAGGTCAAGGCGCTCGCCGAGCAGACGACCCGGGCGACCGAGGAGATCGCCCGGCAGATCGGTGCGATCCAGGCCGGCACCGGCGGGGCGGTCGAGGCCATCGCGGCGATCGGCCGGCGGATCGGCGAGATGGACACCATCGCGGCAGGCGTCGCCGCGGCGATGGAGGAGCAGGGCGCCGCGACCCGGGAGATCGCCCGCAACGTCCAGCAGGCCTCCCACGGCACGCACGCGGTCACGGACGCCATCGCGACGGTGCGCGACGGCGCCGGCGAGACCGGCACGGCGGCCGCCCAGGTTCTCGGCGCGGCGCGGGCGATGTCCCGCTCCGCCGAGGAGCTGCAGCGCGAGGTGGTGGGGTTCCTGGGCGATGTGCGGGCGGCATGA
- a CDS encoding type II toxin-antitoxin system HicA family toxin, producing MRSEGWQLVRKGPGDHLQFRHPTKPGKVTVDSGEPEIPTGTLRSIYRQAGWEW from the coding sequence TTGCGGTCGGAGGGATGGCAGCTGGTACGAAAAGGGCCGGGTGACCATCTGCAGTTCAGGCATCCGACGAAGCCCGGCAAGGTAACGGTCGATTCGGGTGAGCCCGAAATTCCGACCGGAACGCTGCGCAGCATCTATCGCCAGGCCGGCTGGGAATGGTGA
- a CDS encoding type II toxin-antitoxin system HicB family antitoxin, which yields MARLVMLIHEENGVYGASFPDFPGATTVAQDLDTLYVKAAEMLAFHVAGMVEDGEAVPPARTLREMQDDPAFREDSAGAMIGLIDVDLPGRAVRVNISVEETILRRIDRAAALRGETRSGFLVAAAKARLSEGAAPGR from the coding sequence ATGGCTCGCCTCGTCATGCTGATCCACGAGGAGAACGGCGTCTACGGGGCGTCCTTCCCGGATTTTCCCGGCGCCACCACCGTCGCGCAGGATCTCGATACGCTCTATGTGAAGGCCGCCGAGATGCTGGCGTTCCACGTCGCCGGCATGGTCGAGGACGGAGAGGCGGTGCCGCCCGCGCGCACCCTGCGGGAGATGCAGGACGATCCGGCGTTTCGCGAGGATTCGGCCGGTGCGATGATCGGCCTGATCGACGTCGATCTTCCGGGCCGGGCCGTTCGGGTCAACATCTCGGTCGAGGAGACGATCCTGCGCCGGATCGACCGCGCCGCCGCCCTGCGGGGCGAGACCCGCTCCGGCTTCCTGGTGGCGGCCGCCAAGGCGCGTCTTTCGGAGGGCGCGGCCCCCGGCCGTTGA
- a CDS encoding MBOAT family O-acyltransferase, with protein MLFNSFPFLLGFLPVALGLHAIVALHRPGWRLPLLVGLSLVFYGWWDPRFVPLLAASIGLNWLVARWFGRSRAGLLIPLAIAVNLAVLALFKYAGFLAGLAALLPGLHDLGRPSLALPLGISFFTFHHVMYLTDLRAGRAPQMDLTRYALYIAFFPQVLAGPLVRWSEILHQFDEKPYARPDAAERIGRGLMLLCLGLAKKVFLGDPLAAYANPVFQAAAEGKVVSLVEAWQGTLAFTFQIYFDFSGYTDMALGLALLFGIVLPQNFDVPYRATSLQDFWRRWHMTLSRFLRDYLYIPFGGNRRGLAVQVAALFATMTLGGLWHGAGLTFVAWGAAHGAGLGAGLMWRRAGLPMPALLGWALTFAFVALTWVLFRATSFEAALAVFKGLIGLAPVGHGFKWRAFVPAALVALIGPTAWAAVHRLPPRPALAIAFAVLLVAVLLRIGDDANYEFIYFQF; from the coding sequence ATGCTGTTCAACTCCTTCCCGTTCCTCCTCGGCTTCCTGCCGGTGGCCTTGGGTCTCCACGCGATCGTCGCCCTGCACCGGCCGGGCTGGCGGCTGCCGCTGCTCGTCGGGCTCTCGCTCGTCTTCTACGGGTGGTGGGACCCGCGCTTCGTGCCGCTGCTCGCGGCCTCGATCGGGCTGAACTGGCTCGTCGCCCGCTGGTTCGGGCGCAGCCGCGCAGGCCTGCTGATCCCGCTCGCCATCGCGGTAAACCTCGCGGTCCTGGCGCTGTTCAAGTATGCCGGGTTCCTCGCCGGCCTCGCCGCGCTCCTGCCGGGCCTCCACGACTTGGGCCGCCCGAGCCTTGCGCTCCCGCTCGGCATCTCGTTCTTCACCTTCCACCACGTGATGTACCTGACCGACCTGCGCGCCGGCCGGGCGCCGCAGATGGACCTGACGCGCTACGCCCTCTACATCGCGTTCTTCCCGCAGGTGCTCGCCGGCCCGCTGGTGCGCTGGAGCGAGATCCTCCACCAGTTCGACGAGAAGCCCTATGCCCGGCCCGACGCCGCCGAGCGGATCGGCCGCGGCCTGATGCTGCTCTGCCTCGGGCTCGCCAAGAAGGTCTTCCTCGGCGATCCCCTCGCGGCCTACGCCAACCCGGTGTTCCAGGCCGCCGCGGAGGGCAAGGTGGTGAGCCTCGTCGAGGCCTGGCAGGGCACGCTCGCCTTCACGTTCCAGATCTACTTCGACTTCTCGGGCTACACCGACATGGCGCTCGGCCTGGCGCTGCTGTTCGGGATCGTCCTGCCGCAGAACTTCGACGTGCCCTACCGCGCCACCTCGCTGCAGGATTTCTGGCGGCGCTGGCACATGACCCTGTCGCGCTTCCTGCGCGACTACCTCTACATCCCGTTCGGCGGCAACCGCCGGGGCCTCGCGGTGCAGGTCGCTGCGCTCTTCGCCACCATGACGCTCGGCGGGTTGTGGCACGGGGCCGGCCTCACCTTCGTCGCCTGGGGGGCGGCGCACGGGGCCGGGCTCGGGGCGGGGCTCATGTGGCGCCGCGCCGGCCTGCCGATGCCGGCGCTGCTGGGCTGGGCGCTCACCTTCGCCTTCGTGGCGCTGACCTGGGTGCTGTTTCGCGCCACCAGCTTCGAGGCGGCGCTCGCGGTGTTCAAGGGGCTCATCGGCCTCGCGCCGGTCGGCCACGGCTTCAAGTGGCGGGCCTTCGTGCCCGCCGCCCTGGTGGCGCTGATCGGCCCGACCGCCTGGGCGGCGGTCCACCGCCTGCCGCCGCGGCCGGCGCTGGCGATCGCCTTCGCGGTGCTCCTCGTCGCGGTGCTGCTGCGCATCGGCGACGACGCGAACTACGAGTTCATCTACTTCCAGTTCTGA
- the dksA gene encoding RNA polymerase-binding protein DksA: protein MAKIVIEEGYAPNDAEPFMNERQREYFRRKLQGWKQDILREAQDTLVALQSENENHPDLTDRASSETDRAIELRARDRQRKLIAKIDSALARIEDGSYGYCEETGEPISLKRLEARPIATLSLEAQERHERRERVYRDD, encoded by the coding sequence ATGGCGAAGATCGTGATCGAGGAGGGCTATGCCCCCAATGACGCCGAGCCCTTCATGAACGAGCGTCAGCGGGAGTATTTTCGCCGCAAGCTCCAGGGTTGGAAGCAAGACATTCTGCGCGAGGCCCAGGATACCCTGGTGGCGCTGCAGAGCGAGAACGAGAATCACCCCGACCTGACCGACCGCGCCTCGTCGGAGACCGACCGGGCGATCGAGCTCCGGGCCCGCGACCGGCAGCGCAAGCTGATCGCCAAGATCGACTCGGCGCTCGCCCGCATCGAGGACGGCTCCTACGGCTACTGCGAGGAGACCGGCGAGCCGATCTCCCTCAAGCGCCTGGAGGCCCGCCCGATCGCGACCCTGTCCCTCGAGGCCCAGGAGCGCCACGAGCGCCGGGAGCGGGTGTACCGGGACGATTGA